In Manduca sexta isolate Smith_Timp_Sample1 unplaced genomic scaffold, JHU_Msex_v1.0 HiC_scaffold_172, whole genome shotgun sequence, the genomic window CGAGGCCCTCCTAATGTCGCTGGTCAGCAAGTCTGGAATATTAAATGTGTTGTCTTTAATCTTACATTAAATGTAGaattttggaaattattatCCTTCACATCATATGAAAGATGCGATGACAATGCATCAAGAAGAATTAACTAGTTCAAGTGCCATGGGTACAGTAATCCATAGTAGATTTCCGAGATCGGCCTTAGAAGCATGCTTTCAGATAATCCTGTTAAGGATTACTACGACCCTAATTGATGGTAATATTCTCACCGTTGCATCTGACGTTACAGTCCTTGCCAGGTGTGGAGCCGTTGTTGCACCAGTATCTGTCGCTTATCTGGAAAAGGCCATAGTTCCGGGAGCCGTCGCTGTTCACCCTGCTCACCCTGTTTGTGATCCTATTGCTCTCAACCTCAATCAGGCAGACCCCTGGAACCATATGatataatagtaaaacaaaTACAGATGAATAACAAGAAgagtaattaattttgattgtaagtAATTGATTGAAACTATATTTCAGTAGACTTCCCATACTTTAACGCGGTTAATAATGAGGAAATGAtccaaacagtagaaacactgtCCGGAATTGTATTCCGCACGGCACTGCGCCCACCATCGTGACATAATTCTCGGTCCCAATTCTACGACTGTTGTTGTAGATGTATGACCAAATTCCACGGTTCTACATTATTTCTGCATTCCTGCCAGTTCGTTTTGGCATCACACCTAACTTTATGTTGCTTTTTACTATATAAGGGGATGAAAATGACGACTTACAGCACTCATTGTCTTCAATCTCTTATGAATAATGACTTACCCtatgtataaacaaataaaaaaattacttacaatttCTCAACTGTGCGTTAGGAAAGCCCTGTCTCCTTAGTTCCCGAACCAGTTCACATCTCGAGAACTGTCTCGCCTCGCAGCTATAAGCGAGGGCTAGGAGGGCTAAGACAATTACCAACTTTACCATGGTTGAAGAGTTGTTTGCAATGGCTCTGTGAGTCGTATGAATAATTGAAAGAAATGTGTGCCTTTTATATTAGCCCTGTGATAGATTGTAATCTACACATTCTATATTATTTGGcaaaaactcatatttattataaaagtattagaACAGGGTTATCTGTATGTTAGAGATAAAATCTAGTTGAAACATTGTTACACTTTATactaaacaagtattaaaaGTTGGTCAAAGTCGATAAATTAATGTAGGTAAATAGGTTAGTAGCAATTGTATCGTAAGCACGAGTAACAGTATTGTGAAAtaactcaaatataaaaaaatactggagCTGTTTATAGGACATCTATATTCATGTGTGACTTCAATACCGCGTTCAGACGTTAGTTAATGTCCATACgtgatattactttattaataatggaACTGTCACCCAAAGGGGTTCGCGCCACACCCAGTCCCTAGCAACGGCACTGgatcataaataattgttattttaaattatgttaataatattttgtattgaaatactTCATTAGTTTTGTAAACTGATACAGTAGTGTATAGCCAATACTCCCTTTACTAGatcttatttgttttacttacatcaaaataTATGAGGGCACTATACTGtagggcacgggccttctctactactgagagggattaagccttagtccaccacgctggcctagtgcggattggtagacttcacacaccttcgaaataccTGTAGAGAATTCctaaggtatgcaggtatcctcacaatattttccttcaccgttaaagcaagcgataattcacaaagaatacacacataattatagaaaagccagaggtgtaTGCGGTGTGcatttgggatttgaacctatggacattcgtctcggcaggccGTTCCTCACCCAACGCAACTACGCGATCGTCgcttaaatttgaattaatcaTACTGTAATCAGTTTAGATCGGAATGTGTTATTTATTGGTGAAATCATTTTGAAAACATAAGTGACGCACACATGCACTCACGCCATACACCCCACCCCggagggataggcagaggcgcaacaaatGTACctaccacttttcgccaaggaTTTACCCATGATGTGGTAAAGGGCATTTACACGTTTAAGGATAAAATGAATGTTTATGTGTAGTAGTGTTCAAGACATACAAAATAATGTCGAGCTACGTTTTTAAAAGCAGTCACCTATTTACCCGTAACGTTACTTtcaccaatataaaatgtaagtttcaATGTTTTAACTAATTAGATTTAATCAATAACAGATATCGATAGCCTTATTTTATTCGATAATATCTCTATTACAATATAGAAGATAGATTATAATCAATCATAGTTTTGTATAAAAGCCATTCATTGCATTCAACTGATCATATTATGGTTCACAAGCTTTGGTAACTTCACCATCATGCACAAACTGGTACTCTTCGTTGGTGTCTTAGTCTTGGTTTATAACAGCGAGGCTAAA contains:
- the LOC115443042 gene encoding lysozyme — encoded protein: MVKLVIVLALLALAYSCEARQFSRCELVRELRRQGFPNAQLRNWVCLIEVESNRITNRVSRVNSDGSRNYGLFQISDRYWCNNGSTPGKDCNVRCNDLLTSDIRRASVCARRIYNRHGFRAWNGWRNRCQGELPNISSC